A window of Neosynechococcus sphagnicola sy1 contains these coding sequences:
- a CDS encoding aspartate-semialdehyde dehydrogenase, translated as MPRSYRVAILGATGAVGTELLDLLASRNFPIADLKLLASPRSAGCQLSFQGECLPVEVVTEQSFDQVDLVLASAGASTSRLWAAKAVAAGAVVIDNSSAFRLNPEVPLVVPEVNPQAAATHEGIIANPNCTTILLSLAVWPLHRVQPIQRLVVATYQSASGAGARAMEELKNQAQAILQGEAPQSEIFPYPLAFNLFPHNSQLNDQGYCEEELKMVNETRKIFATPNLRVTATCVRVPVLRAHSEAINLEFSQPFAVEKARSILSQAPGIKLVEDWQANYFPMPMEASGQDAVLVGRIRQDISHACGLELWLSGDQIRKGAALNAVQIAELLVTQSWLRPAVTLAR; from the coding sequence TTGCCTCGTTCTTATCGAGTTGCCATTTTGGGGGCAACGGGTGCCGTTGGGACAGAACTACTGGATTTATTAGCCAGTCGCAATTTCCCGATCGCTGATTTGAAGCTATTGGCCTCGCCTCGTTCTGCTGGGTGTCAGCTTTCTTTCCAAGGTGAGTGCTTGCCGGTTGAGGTGGTGACCGAGCAATCGTTTGACCAAGTAGATTTAGTCCTCGCCTCCGCAGGAGCCTCTACCTCCAGACTTTGGGCTGCTAAGGCGGTGGCGGCTGGAGCGGTTGTCATTGACAACTCCAGTGCCTTTCGCCTCAACCCCGAGGTGCCCTTGGTCGTGCCTGAGGTCAACCCCCAGGCTGCGGCCACCCATGAAGGGATTATTGCCAACCCCAATTGCACGACAATCTTGTTGAGCTTGGCCGTTTGGCCGCTGCATCGTGTTCAACCGATTCAACGGCTGGTTGTAGCCACCTACCAATCGGCTAGTGGGGCAGGAGCCAGAGCCATGGAGGAGCTAAAAAACCAGGCCCAGGCGATCCTCCAAGGGGAAGCCCCCCAATCTGAGATTTTCCCCTATCCCCTCGCCTTCAATCTCTTCCCCCACAACTCTCAGCTTAACGACCAGGGCTATTGTGAGGAAGAGTTGAAAATGGTGAATGAAACCCGCAAAATCTTTGCCACACCCAACCTGAGAGTGACGGCTACCTGTGTGCGAGTCCCGGTGTTGCGGGCTCATTCCGAAGCCATCAACCTGGAATTTTCCCAACCCTTCGCTGTGGAAAAAGCTCGTAGCATTCTCAGTCAGGCTCCCGGCATTAAACTAGTGGAAGACTGGCAGGCCAATTACTTCCCGATGCCGATGGAAGCCAGCGGTCAAGATGCGGTACTGGTGGGACGGATTCGCCAAGACATTTCCCATGCCTGTGGTCTAGAACTTTGGTTAAGTGGCGATCAGATTCGTAAGGGAGCCGCCCTCAATGCGGTGCAA